One Nitrospina watsonii DNA segment encodes these proteins:
- a CDS encoding CopG family antitoxin gives MKKKVPKLKSDKEAEEFLEKDVTDYLDLKNFQKVSFEFQPKTQKVNIRFPEKLLEAVRKEAKRQGIPYQKYIRQAVEHSLPE, from the coding sequence ATGAAGAAGAAAGTTCCGAAACTTAAAAGCGACAAGGAAGCGGAAGAGTTTCTGGAAAAGGATGTGACGGATTACCTGGACCTCAAAAACTTCCAGAAGGTGTCTTTCGAGTTCCAGCCGAAAACCCAAAAGGTGAACATCCGCTTCCCGGAAAAACTGCTGGAAGCGGTGCGCAAGGAAGCGAAGCGGCAGGGTATCCCGTATCAAAAATACATCCGCCAGGCGGTGGAGCATTCTCTTCCGGAATAA
- a CDS encoding BrnT family toxin — protein sequence MNLTVLGFDWDTGNRNKCRKHGLDLLEIEGFFKQEALYVAPALDPSQQETRYLAVGRSPNGKPMLVVFAFREKAGERLIRPISARYMHKKEAQRYEEESSET from the coding sequence ATGAATCTGACGGTTTTGGGGTTCGACTGGGACACGGGCAACCGCAACAAATGCCGCAAGCACGGGCTGGACCTTTTGGAAATCGAGGGGTTCTTCAAGCAGGAGGCGCTGTACGTTGCGCCAGCTTTGGACCCTTCCCAGCAGGAAACTCGTTACCTGGCCGTGGGCCGGTCGCCAAATGGCAAACCGATGCTCGTGGTGTTCGCCTTCCGCGAGAAGGCGGGAGAACGGTTGATCCGCCCAATCAGCGCCCGTTACATGCACAAGAAGGAAGCGCAGAGATATGAAGAAGAAAGTTCCGAAACTTAA
- a CDS encoding class I SAM-dependent methyltransferase, with amino-acid sequence MESHWGLPEGNPWSTPFAHALLHHLDLFPGAKVLDVAAGGGIPAFYIADQVGPQGHVLAVDVHQSQVLRSRSMQGSRLPWLQFEVGDMRQLPPDLPKFDRITGNIAFMFFRPDRPTALKNLVRFLKPGGQIVLTWPTQGTFDSLWQRVRREMESRQLAVELERFQEYLDERPSTDDAKGWLCELGMEKVETAEWPLEIETGPGKEFLGHPLLRSGFLDDVYECFDDPAKAEEFMQTIAADLNSFLPLTAQRGVLSAWAPDEKR; translated from the coding sequence ATGGAATCGCATTGGGGCTTGCCGGAAGGCAATCCGTGGTCCACGCCGTTTGCGCACGCGTTGCTGCACCACCTCGATCTGTTTCCCGGCGCGAAGGTGCTGGACGTCGCTGCGGGCGGCGGCATTCCCGCATTTTACATCGCCGATCAAGTCGGGCCGCAGGGCCATGTGCTGGCGGTGGACGTGCATCAAAGCCAGGTGTTGCGCTCGCGCAGCATGCAGGGGTCGCGCCTGCCCTGGCTGCAATTCGAAGTGGGCGACATGCGCCAGCTGCCGCCCGACCTGCCGAAGTTCGACCGCATCACCGGCAACATCGCCTTCATGTTTTTTCGTCCAGACCGCCCCACCGCGCTCAAGAACCTCGTGCGGTTTTTGAAACCCGGCGGGCAGATCGTCCTCACCTGGCCCACCCAGGGCACCTTCGATTCGTTGTGGCAGAGAGTGCGGCGGGAGATGGAATCGCGCCAGCTCGCCGTGGAACTCGAACGGTTTCAGGAATACCTCGACGAGCGGCCGTCCACGGACGACGCGAAGGGCTGGCTGTGCGAGCTGGGGATGGAAAAGGTGGAGACGGCGGAGTGGCCGCTGGAGATCGAGACCGGACCGGGCAAGGAGTTCCTCGGTCACCCGTTACTGCGGAGCGGGTTCCTCGACGACGTGTACGAATGCTTCGACGATCCGGCAAAGGCCGAGGAGTTCATGCAAACCATCGCCGCCGACCTCAACAGCTTCCTCCCCCTCACCGCGCAACGGGGCGTCTTGTCCGCGTGGGCCCCGGACGAAAAACGGTAG
- a CDS encoding DUF488 domain-containing protein, whose translation MGGLSEDESCYEDGKLKYERVAETQLFWQGIRRVQEGADQDTITLMCAEKEPLNCHRAILVSRHLESQGLQVQHILEDGGTG comes from the coding sequence TTGGGCGGTCTCAGTGAAGATGAATCCTGTTATGAAGACGGAAAGCTCAAGTACGAGCGGGTTGCCGAAACCCAATTATTTTGGCAAGGTATAAGGCGGGTTCAGGAAGGGGCCGATCAAGATACAATTACCCTGATGTGCGCCGAGAAGGAACCGCTGAATTGTCACCGAGCCATTCTGGTTTCCCGCCATCTGGAATCCCAAGGGCTCCAGGTCCAGCACATCCTTGAGGATGGGGGCACTGGATGA
- a CDS encoding phosphate-starvation-inducible PsiE family protein, whose protein sequence is MDLTKDTPAAFKSNYDFTETDEKLLSGMKSEMQPCVDEFLDGFYAHVWKFGRAHEFLKNDATLKRHRSQVRQWYMALFDGNYDMAYFQKLYKAGAVHVKLGLPTHYVNAAFNYVRLFTTERIQRFYADDADREPRRVAMERILDINLDVLSSSYREGELGRYLSLSPLEKALLGFLKKISSYFNYVLAGALVMVAFAAIGLFGYDVYLLASGQTTIEAGILTTLGSLLILWAAIELIHEEIKRLQGGSFALQAFIALAIAAIIRKILILSLSTTNTQEVMMYGVLVLCLGLAYWLIVTKSKTQETGPRVELS, encoded by the coding sequence ATGGATCTCACCAAAGACACGCCGGCGGCTTTTAAGTCCAATTACGATTTCACGGAAACGGATGAAAAACTGCTGTCCGGCATGAAGTCGGAAATGCAGCCCTGCGTCGATGAGTTTCTGGATGGGTTTTACGCGCACGTCTGGAAGTTCGGCCGCGCGCACGAGTTCCTGAAAAACGATGCGACGCTCAAACGCCACCGCAGTCAGGTCCGCCAGTGGTACATGGCGCTGTTCGACGGCAACTACGACATGGCCTACTTCCAGAAGCTCTACAAGGCGGGCGCCGTGCACGTCAAGCTGGGCCTGCCGACGCATTATGTGAACGCGGCGTTCAACTACGTGCGGCTGTTCACCACGGAGCGCATTCAAAGGTTCTACGCGGACGATGCGGACCGCGAACCGCGCCGCGTGGCGATGGAACGGATTCTCGACATCAACCTGGACGTGCTTTCCAGCTCCTACCGCGAGGGCGAGCTGGGCCGCTACCTGTCGCTGTCGCCTCTGGAAAAGGCCCTGCTCGGATTTTTGAAGAAGATCAGCTCCTATTTCAATTACGTGCTGGCGGGTGCGCTGGTGATGGTGGCGTTTGCGGCGATCGGGTTGTTCGGGTACGATGTCTATCTGCTGGCTTCCGGCCAGACGACCATCGAAGCGGGCATCCTGACGACTCTCGGCAGTCTGCTCATCCTGTGGGCGGCCATCGAGTTGATTCATGAAGAGATCAAGCGCCTGCAGGGAGGGAGTTTCGCACTGCAGGCGTTCATCGCGCTGGCCATCGCGGCGATCATCCGCAAAATCCTCATCCTGTCGCTGTCCACCACCAACACCCAGGAAGTGATGATGTACGGCGTGCTGGTGCTCTGCCTGGGGCTGGCGTACTGGTTGATCGTGACGAAATCCAAAACCCAAGAAACCGGCCCGCGCGTGGAACTGAGCTAG
- a CDS encoding GlcG/HbpS family heme-binding protein → MAELKTHKDIDDEAARHILRTASTKARELEAKMNIAVVGADGHLKAFFRMDGAWMGSIDISIKKARTARYFNMPTGEIGNVSQPGGSLYQIEHSNDGLITFPGGVPLKTKDGEVVGAIGVSGDVVEKDHEVASAGAQYLLD, encoded by the coding sequence ATGGCAGAACTGAAGACCCACAAGGACATCGACGACGAGGCCGCGCGCCACATCCTGCGCACCGCCAGCACCAAGGCCCGCGAGTTGGAGGCGAAGATGAACATCGCCGTCGTCGGCGCGGATGGACATCTGAAAGCCTTCTTCCGCATGGACGGCGCGTGGATGGGGAGCATCGACATCTCCATCAAAAAAGCCCGGACCGCGCGTTACTTCAATATGCCCACCGGTGAGATCGGCAACGTCAGCCAGCCCGGCGGGTCGCTTTACCAGATCGAACACAGCAACGATGGCCTCATCACCTTTCCCGGCGGTGTGCCGCTGAAAACGAAAGACGGGGAAGTCGTCGGCGCCATCGGCGTGTCCGGCGACGTGGTGGAGAAGGATCACGAAGTCGCCTCCGCCGGCGCGCAGTATCTGCTGGATTGA